In Nitrospira sp., the sequence TGACAACAATCCTCCTGTGGCAAGCGCAAGAGTCGTTTGTCTTTCGTCCACCGCCGGTCGAATCGCTCGATGACCAACGCTCGGCTGTCCCCAAATGTGTGCATCTCCGCCTTGTTCACCGGCAAGCCGAAGGCTTCTCCCAGTTTCAGGCAGTAAAACTCGTTCTCGACACTGTCCGATAGGTCGAGGCCGTTGGGTAGACGCCCAATCTGTTTCTTGATGATATGCGTGGTCGGTGTAGTACCTGTCGGCTTCCACCACCGGCCTTTATGCCGCAGCAGTGCGGTTTTTTCCTGTGCCCCGGCCACAGAAATCCTGAACGCCTCATCGCGGCTCAACCCCAGTGGGGCCTGCGAAAGGCCACGGAGCAGTTTTTCAATCGCGGTATCAGTAATGGTTTCTCCCTTGATCGTGGCTGTGTCACCCTCATCGGCATCATCGATCCCCGTGAATTGCAACGCGCCGACGCAATCCCGACCAATGGCCGCGAGCAGGCTATAGAAATCCGTTCCAGCCGCTCCTACTCTTTCGGCGACAAGCCGCCTCAGCACGTCGGAATCCGGCAAGAGATTCTCGAACACCGCCCCGACAACCTCTCCTCTATAGGCATCCTCCCGCAATGGAAGCGACAACGAGACTGGTAGCGCGTGCTCCCACTCCAACCAATGAGCGTCATACTGAAAATCGATCGCGCCGGTGGACGATTTGCTGAGCCGACCGACCAGCCGGTTGTTCAGCAGCACGCGCAACGGCGCATGGGTGCGGCGGCGTGCCATCAGAAAATCTCCTCAATATCGGCCGCCCGGCCTTTGGATCGCGGCGCAATTTGGAATTCCAATTCGAGCGCAGCCAGCACGCTGAGGATGGTTTCCATCGTCGTCGATGGATTCCCCGTCTCGATCAGAGAGATTGTCTCCTGCCGAAGACCGGCCTTTTCTCCCAGTTGCGTTTGACTGAGTCCCTGTTTCTTCCTGATACGCCTGATCAGATTTCCTATCTGTCTCGGATCTCGTGCAAGATCACCCATAACTCCTCCGTTGTGCGCATTATGCGCCATTCACGATATCATGACAATATAGCGATTAACGCATATGTCCTATTTATGAACCAAAGGCGATAAGTTCAACGCTTCGGGGGTTCCGGTGAGTTCGACGGCATATACAATGTGACAGGGCAGGAAACCTAAAAGGCTGGTGCGACAGCGAGGACGACGCAGCTGCAAGCTATATCCCCAGTTCTTCCGATAGTCGAACTTCCGACTCGTCGA encodes:
- a CDS encoding type II toxin-antitoxin system HipA family toxin: MARRRTHAPLRVLLNNRLVGRLSKSSTGAIDFQYDAHWLEWEHALPVSLSLPLREDAYRGEVVGAVFENLLPDSDVLRRLVAERVGAAGTDFYSLLAAIGRDCVGALQFTGIDDADEGDTATIKGETITDTAIEKLLRGLSQAPLGLSRDEAFRISVAGAQEKTALLRHKGRWWKPTGTTPTTHIIKKQIGRLPNGLDLSDSVENEFYCLKLGEAFGLPVNKAEMHTFGDSRALVIERFDRRWTKDKRLLRLPQEDCCQALSVPPTRKYQSEGGPGLVRILDLLKGSDQPAVDRITVLKAQIFFWLIGATDGHAKNFSIFLSPGGRYHLTPLYDVLTAQPSFDGRQIDRRHMRLSMSVGTNRHYRIGEIRGRHFVQTGKATGLAESVVLAVIEEMVETAPHALQKVESVLPENFPTVLHASVSRGVMGRLDQLKG
- a CDS encoding helix-turn-helix domain-containing protein, yielding MGDLARDPRQIGNLIRRIRKKQGLSQTQLGEKAGLRQETISLIETGNPSTTMETILSVLAALELEFQIAPRSKGRAADIEEIF